The Coffea arabica cultivar ET-39 chromosome 1e, Coffea Arabica ET-39 HiFi, whole genome shotgun sequence genome has a window encoding:
- the LOC113701945 gene encoding probable transcription factor KAN4, which produces MAAKGNDTKILHTSDRQLQVAENTRKPRIRWTPGLHNCFIKAVDRLGGPFEATPKEIMTQMDIPEVTSSHIKSHLQKYRLRMGCNSGTAADSTVARKAATNTMFEADDGSNTAGWHTNESIQLMQAQRTKFEGKRKICKKKNSDNVGQHQVQCNGDKNFHTSTGHQRGKGKKRAEDEDVFHLERQNGQEKQSDHHLQRPLFNLNAPALDEHQPGWDCEISFHLRS; this is translated from the exons ATGGCAGCCAAAGGGAACGACACCAAGATACTACACACTAGCGATCGACAGTTGCAAGTCGCCGAGAATACCAGGAAACCAAGGATAAGATGGACTCCAGGGCTTCATAACTGCTTTATTAAGGCAGTTGATCGACTCGGTGGGCCATTTG AAGCTACTCCAAAAGAAATCATGACGCAGATGGACATTCCTGAGGTTACCTCAAGCCACATAAAAAGCCATCTTCAG AAGTACAGGCTGAGAATGGGTTGCAATAGTGGGACAGCAGCTGATAGCACAGTTGCAAGGAAAG CTGCAACAAACACCATGTTTGAAGCAGATGATGGTAGCAATACTGCAGGATGGCACACAAATGA AAGCATCCAACTTATGCAAGCACAAAGGACTAAATTTGAAGGGAAGAGAAAAATTTGCAAGAAGAAG AATTCAGACAATGTGGGGCAACATCAAGTGCAATGTAATGGGGACAAAAACTTCCATACAAGCACCGGACATCAAaggggaaaagggaaaaagagagcAGAAGATGAAGATGTTTTCCATTTGGAAAGACAAAATGGGCAGGAGAAGCAAAGTGATCATCATCTCCAACGTCCATTATTCAACCTGAATGCTCCTGCTCTGGATGAACATCAGCCAGGCTGGGATTGTGAAATCAGCTTCCATCTGCGATCGTGA